A region of Malaciobacter marinus DNA encodes the following proteins:
- a CDS encoding glutamine--tRNA ligase/YqeY domain fusion protein gives MNENKDFLRAIVEEDLKKGKYKEVVTRFPPEPNGFPHIGHAKSICINFGIAKDYNGHCNLRMDDTNPTTEDTKYVNALKDAVKWLGFEWDEKVHFTSDYFPKLYEYAVKLIKMGKAYVDSISEEEMKEYRGTVTKAGQRSKYANRTIEENLELFEKMKNGEFKNGEHVLRAKIDMSAANMKLRDPLLYRIRHAHHFRTSNEWYIYPMYDFAHCLSDYIEGVSHSICTLEFENNRDIYDWVLDTLKLEPPRPYQYEFARLGVNYTVMSKRKLLELVEGKYVSGWDDPRMPTIAGYKRRGYTPESILNFCEQIGIAKANSMVDVAQLEFCIRDDLNQKVPRVMCVLDPLKVTIENYEKDNEIIEASYYPHDVPKEGSRKIPFSKELYIEREDFCENPPKGYYRLTLDQPVRLRHGYIISCKEVIKDSNGNITEIKAEYYPNSKSGSDTSGIKVKSAIQWISVKEAKKAEVRLYDRLYKSESPEGLEDLNPESLKIIKDAFVEPAVIDDKIDERFQFERQGYFYKDPIDYSDELPVFNKIVSLKDSWAKKNKKVKETPKESKQELNKVQVHGEAEPMTDEQKILFEKYNLKFKLNNEVSNILARDEKLSSFFENAYKELSSTYNQATMQLLPQVSILANYVANDVAKQLKDKSLNELKFSVKEIIQLVKMVDDETISTKIAKQVFEQMSQTGEEPKQIVEDKGLIQISDTAIILPIIDEVIENNPQNVQKFKDGNSKLLGFFVGQVLKATLGKANPKVVNELVAKKLQS, from the coding sequence ATGAATGAAAATAAAGATTTCTTACGTGCAATAGTTGAAGAGGATTTAAAAAAAGGCAAATACAAAGAAGTAGTTACTAGATTTCCTCCTGAGCCAAATGGTTTTCCTCATATTGGACACGCTAAATCTATTTGTATAAATTTTGGTATTGCAAAGGATTATAACGGTCATTGTAATTTAAGAATGGATGATACAAATCCAACAACAGAAGATACAAAATATGTAAATGCATTGAAAGATGCTGTTAAATGGCTTGGCTTTGAATGGGATGAAAAGGTACACTTTACATCTGATTATTTTCCTAAACTTTATGAATATGCAGTAAAGCTTATCAAAATGGGTAAAGCTTATGTTGACAGTATAAGTGAAGAAGAGATGAAAGAGTATAGAGGAACAGTTACTAAAGCAGGACAAAGAAGTAAATATGCAAATAGAACTATTGAAGAAAACTTAGAACTTTTTGAAAAAATGAAAAATGGTGAGTTTAAAAATGGTGAACACGTATTAAGAGCAAAGATTGATATGAGTGCTGCAAATATGAAACTAAGAGATCCTTTATTATATAGAATTAGACATGCTCATCACTTTAGAACATCTAATGAATGGTATATTTATCCAATGTATGATTTTGCACACTGTTTATCTGATTATATTGAAGGTGTTTCTCACTCGATTTGTACACTTGAATTTGAAAACAACAGAGATATTTATGATTGGGTATTAGATACATTAAAGCTAGAACCACCAAGACCATATCAATATGAATTTGCAAGATTAGGTGTGAATTATACAGTTATGAGTAAAAGAAAACTTCTTGAATTAGTTGAGGGAAAATATGTTAGTGGTTGGGATGATCCAAGAATGCCAACAATAGCAGGATATAAAAGAAGAGGATACACACCAGAATCTATTTTAAATTTTTGTGAGCAAATTGGTATTGCAAAAGCAAACTCTATGGTTGATGTTGCTCAATTAGAGTTTTGTATAAGAGATGATTTAAATCAAAAAGTTCCAAGAGTTATGTGTGTTCTTGACCCACTTAAAGTAACTATAGAAAATTATGAAAAAGATAATGAGATAATTGAAGCTTCTTATTATCCCCATGATGTACCAAAAGAGGGTTCTAGAAAAATACCTTTTTCTAAAGAACTTTATATAGAAAGAGAAGATTTTTGTGAAAATCCACCAAAAGGTTATTATAGACTTACTTTAGATCAACCAGTTAGATTAAGACATGGATATATTATCTCTTGTAAGGAAGTAATTAAAGATTCAAATGGAAATATAACTGAAATAAAAGCAGAGTATTATCCTAACTCAAAAAGTGGAAGCGATACAAGTGGCATAAAAGTAAAAAGTGCTATTCAATGGATAAGTGTTAAAGAAGCAAAAAAAGCTGAAGTAAGACTTTATGATAGGTTGTATAAAAGTGAATCTCCTGAGGGCTTAGAAGATTTAAATCCTGAGTCATTAAAGATTATAAAAGATGCTTTTGTAGAACCAGCTGTAATTGATGATAAAATAGATGAAAGATTTCAGTTTGAAAGACAAGGTTATTTTTATAAAGATCCAATTGATTATAGTGATGAATTACCAGTATTTAATAAGATTGTTTCTTTAAAAGACTCATGGGCTAAAAAAAATAAAAAAGTAAAAGAAACACCAAAAGAGTCAAAACAAGAACTAAATAAAGTACAAGTTCATGGTGAAGCAGAACCTATGACAGATGAACAAAAGATATTATTTGAAAAATACAATTTAAAATTTAAGTTAAATAATGAAGTATCTAATATTTTAGCAAGAGATGAGAAACTTTCATCATTTTTTGAAAATGCATATAAAGAACTTAGTTCTACTTATAATCAAGCAACTATGCAATTACTTCCTCAAGTAAGTATTTTAGCTAATTATGTAGCAAATGATGTAGCAAAGCAGTTAAAAGATAAATCACTAAATGAACTTAAATTTAGTGTAAAAGAGATTATTCAATTAGTTAAAATGGTAGATGATGAAACTATTTCAACAAAAATAGCAAAACAAGTATTTGAACAAATGAGCCAAACAGGTGAAGAGCCAAAACAAATAGTTGAAGACAAAGGTTTAATTCAAATAAGTGATACAGCTATTATTTTACCTATAATTGATGAGGTTATTGAAAATAATCCACAAAATGTACAAAAATTCAAAGATGGGAATAGTAAACTTTTAGGGTTTTTTGTAGGACAAGTTTTAAAAGCTACTTTGGGAAAAGCAAATCCAAAAGTAGTAAATGAACTTGTAGCTAAAAAGCTACAATCATAA
- the ciaB gene encoding invasion protein CiaB, with amino-acid sequence MNETQFLKDVENIYQFLENEKNNTNKLITYLENKEFDKLTIIDEFAQSLSLKLDENLRFALITRLVNLRDDSLVQVLKRLEKDEKEIIVLQEKAYLFVKEFWENKHLKLINHIEDNNLLTPFYKEVFNGVYSVGKAMSKWQSSWTALIINKTNKELLEKFDGNETKVFEYLEKENLFDLGHGQEIADRCYSALVKDKDKYKSQAYIKAFKKEVTDVVDALENFADRLIEVEDEIYNQKWDYVLYIQALIKAFSEDNVNKLVEKWADVDRAWMKITTPIQIGHPLEYYEDHFRKAVALEWDIRLTNPSFAKNEKRVNKIKFAFEKIYNSFEKNENYEHIYNFSLKSLDKVQLYIGRPALFFGAGFNGLFSAQVVPNDEIVSKEEGKKIFAFSDEILQISRAKPFLKLAREIFGQELLTKDREFLFNETAKWHQVYDISTIGHEFGHILWCDDETEAVMNKTGNFKNIEEFKATTGGLISFFCDEDDDEKELEEQVLIDLVKRAIGLIAWMEVDEVQPYYCEGLIHLNALFDTKILDFKDETLSIDLNSKKIEELKKWYITTYTNLAKHYLDKKDASIFLNQFATKEGKYFMPVNEKINSFVKYYFERYKAIGQELDTEDKKANYIKKG; translated from the coding sequence ATGAATGAAACTCAATTTTTAAAAGATGTAGAAAATATATATCAATTTTTAGAAAATGAAAAAAACAATACAAATAAACTTATAACATATCTTGAAAATAAAGAGTTTGATAAACTAACTATTATTGATGAGTTTGCTCAAAGTTTAAGTTTAAAGCTTGATGAAAATCTAAGATTTGCACTTATTACAAGACTTGTAAATTTAAGAGATGATTCACTAGTTCAAGTTTTAAAAAGATTAGAAAAAGATGAAAAAGAGATTATTGTTTTACAAGAAAAAGCATATCTTTTTGTAAAAGAGTTTTGGGAAAATAAACATTTAAAACTAATAAATCACATTGAAGATAACAACTTATTAACACCATTTTATAAAGAAGTTTTCAATGGAGTTTATAGTGTTGGTAAAGCTATGAGTAAATGGCAAAGTTCATGGACAGCACTGATTATTAATAAAACAAATAAAGAACTACTTGAAAAGTTTGATGGAAATGAAACTAAAGTATTTGAATACTTAGAAAAAGAAAACTTATTTGACTTAGGACATGGACAAGAAATTGCTGATAGATGCTACTCTGCATTAGTAAAAGATAAAGACAAATACAAATCTCAAGCTTATATAAAAGCTTTTAAAAAAGAGGTAACTGATGTAGTTGATGCTTTAGAAAACTTTGCAGATAGATTAATTGAAGTTGAAGATGAAATATATAATCAAAAATGGGATTATGTTTTATATATTCAAGCACTAATTAAAGCATTTAGTGAAGATAATGTAAACAAATTAGTTGAAAAATGGGCAGATGTAGATAGAGCTTGGATGAAAATAACAACACCAATTCAAATAGGACATCCACTTGAATATTATGAAGACCACTTTAGAAAAGCAGTTGCATTAGAGTGGGATATAAGACTTACAAATCCTAGTTTTGCAAAAAATGAAAAAAGAGTAAATAAGATTAAATTTGCTTTTGAAAAAATATATAATAGTTTTGAAAAAAATGAAAATTATGAACATATTTATAACTTCTCTTTAAAATCTCTTGATAAAGTACAATTATATATTGGAAGACCTGCTTTATTTTTTGGAGCTGGATTCAATGGTTTATTTTCAGCACAAGTTGTACCAAATGATGAAATAGTATCAAAAGAAGAAGGTAAAAAGATTTTTGCATTTTCTGATGAAATATTACAAATTTCAAGAGCAAAACCATTTTTAAAATTAGCTCGTGAAATTTTTGGACAAGAGCTACTAACTAAAGATAGAGAGTTTCTATTTAATGAGACTGCAAAATGGCATCAAGTTTATGATATTAGTACAATTGGACATGAGTTTGGTCATATTTTATGGTGTGATGATGAAACAGAAGCAGTTATGAATAAAACAGGAAACTTTAAAAATATAGAAGAGTTTAAAGCTACAACTGGTGGACTTATTTCATTTTTTTGTGATGAAGATGATGATGAAAAAGAGCTTGAAGAACAAGTTCTAATTGATTTAGTAAAAAGAGCTATTGGATTAATTGCATGGATGGAAGTTGATGAAGTACAACCATACTATTGTGAAGGATTAATTCACTTAAATGCTTTATTTGATACAAAAATTTTAGACTTTAAAGATGAAACTTTAAGTATTGATTTAAATTCAAAAAAGATTGAAGAACTTAAAAAATGGTATATTACTACATATACAAATCTTGCAAAACACTATTTAGATAAAAAAGATGCATCTATATTTTTAAATCAATTTGCAACAAAAGAAGGAAAGTATTTTATGCCAGTAAATGAGAAAATAAACTCATTTGTAAAATACTATTTTGAAAGATATAAAGCAATTGGTCAAGAATTAGACACAGAAGATAAAAAAGCAAACTACATAAAAAAAGGCTAG
- a CDS encoding DoxX family protein, which produces MKRKIYIVSTLIIVILIGFVGGAVDILLSDSVIKIANDLGYPLYFFTALGVLKIVGGAILLLPKKLDRIRDLAYAGFALDFLFASYSHYSAGSNIEEVIIPFIFLVILTISFSLKNRTTLFKSSEL; this is translated from the coding sequence ATGAAAAGAAAAATTTATATTGTATCAACACTTATTATTGTAATATTAATAGGTTTTGTAGGTGGGGCAGTTGATATTTTACTATCTGATTCAGTTATAAAGATTGCAAATGATTTAGGTTATCCTTTATACTTTTTTACTGCACTTGGTGTACTTAAAATAGTTGGTGGGGCAATACTTTTATTACCTAAAAAACTTGATAGAATTAGAGATTTAGCATATGCTGGTTTTGCACTTGATTTTCTATTTGCTTCATATTCACACTATAGTGCGGGAAGTAATATAGAAGAAGTTATTATCCCTTTCATATTTTTAGTTATCTTAACTATTTCATTCTCTTTAAAAAATAGAACAACACTATTTAAAAGTAGCGAACTTTAA
- a CDS encoding EAL domain-containing protein — protein MKSKTLYKMILIILIPTVGMIFFSSIYIYNKYKTLDRLDTIDLHINYVLNAEFLLNNLQKERGMSAGYIGSIGKKFKEDLIFQKKQTNKSKKFFDDFILKHDFNSQKEKSHIKKIQNELFKLEKLRNRVFKLDIDLTNELKSYNLMTNAIIDSITVLLTSNVNNNISNKLLAALYLINTKEYAGLERAILSNSFSKKYLEKDDFMKIIKLISLQNNNIKNFKNVISIQELNFFYSTFNSKLIEDVLSYREKIYKLDNSKTLDVDAKNWWDISTKRIDALGTTIEYFMKAVLKEAKQLKTYTINSLIYSFILWLIGIFASIFSIFALRKITKQENQNLKSLKKQKKIYNILNNANELIIYNYTMEEVLNKACSFATKELDLSLSFICLLNKKQELQIVESNGKNKNILSKLEINNKNKIYKKSLIERKNLIINNTKEDKSSFDLTTEKINEINSIAVYPLYKKDKSMGIMAFCSKDVDFFDEEIITIFDKMTNDLSYGLEKEENEKLRLEYEEEIKLASYSFDSQEAMAITDANANIIKVNTSFTKITGYTNSEAIGNNPKILKSGKHSKEFYEKLWSDILNYGSWSGEIYNKRKNGEIYPERATITAIKNNMGKTTHFIAQFFDITEIKRSQERLIHQIQTDSLTGLYNRTILNEKLNQAIALATRHKIFGGVIFIDLDNFKYINDSLGHDIGDLFLIEIAKRIKGCSRVDDIVIRLGGDEFVILVQNISMQKEEAIINIEKFANKILNSLDNPIKIDNHKLTTTSSIGVALFPENNKNSIDIIKNADAAMYLSKEQGKNRVMFYHEDLDKKTRNYLRIENELREAIKEDQFELYYQKKYDYEKKKVLGFEALIRWNHPTKKILYPDNFLDVAKKSDLIIQIGKWVLKTVINQISDWKKQNIDLDDIKVSINISLLEFSHPEFLNSIKKIIKESNFDTKYLEFEIDEASIFKDLNLAIKRITQLKELGISCSIDGFGVGYSSLNSISKIPVDTIKLNKDFLRQKDVLVNDSIINMVIEIAQKLNLKLIIEGVEKKEEIDYLIEKNSYLYQGYYFSKPLKAKDATFLLNKR, from the coding sequence ATGAAAAGTAAAACACTTTATAAAATGATTTTGATTATTTTGATTCCTACAGTAGGAATGATTTTTTTTAGTAGCATTTATATTTACAATAAATATAAAACTTTAGATAGGTTAGATACTATTGATTTACATATAAATTATGTACTTAATGCAGAATTTTTATTAAATAACCTACAAAAAGAAAGAGGTATGTCAGCTGGATATATTGGCTCTATTGGTAAAAAATTTAAAGAAGATTTAATTTTTCAAAAAAAACAAACAAATAAGTCAAAAAAATTCTTTGATGATTTTATATTAAAACATGACTTCAACTCTCAAAAAGAAAAAAGCCATATCAAGAAAATTCAAAATGAACTTTTTAAACTAGAAAAGCTAAGAAATAGAGTTTTTAAACTTGATATAGATTTAACAAACGAATTAAAAAGTTATAATCTAATGACAAATGCAATAATTGACTCAATTACTGTATTACTTACTAGTAATGTAAACAATAATATAAGTAATAAACTTCTTGCAGCACTTTATCTTATTAATACAAAAGAATATGCAGGATTAGAAAGAGCCATACTATCAAATAGTTTCTCAAAAAAATATTTAGAAAAAGATGATTTTATGAAAATTATAAAATTAATCTCTTTACAAAATAATAATATAAAAAATTTCAAAAATGTTATAAGTATTCAGGAGTTAAACTTCTTTTACAGTACTTTTAATTCAAAACTCATTGAAGATGTTTTAAGTTATAGAGAAAAGATTTATAAACTTGACAATAGCAAAACTTTAGATGTAGATGCAAAAAATTGGTGGGATATTTCAACTAAAAGAATTGATGCATTAGGAACTACAATTGAGTATTTTATGAAAGCTGTTTTAAAAGAGGCAAAACAATTAAAAACTTACACAATAAATAGTTTAATATATAGTTTTATACTTTGGCTTATTGGTATATTTGCTTCAATATTCTCTATTTTTGCACTTAGAAAAATAACAAAACAAGAAAATCAAAATTTGAAAAGTTTAAAAAAACAGAAAAAAATCTATAATATTTTAAATAATGCAAATGAATTAATCATTTATAATTATACAATGGAAGAGGTTTTAAATAAAGCTTGTAGTTTTGCTACAAAAGAGTTAGATTTATCTCTTAGTTTTATTTGTTTATTAAATAAAAAACAAGAATTACAAATAGTTGAATCAAATGGTAAAAATAAAAATATATTATCAAAACTTGAAATCAATAACAAAAATAAAATCTACAAAAAATCCTTAATAGAAAGAAAAAATCTAATTATTAATAACACTAAAGAAGATAAATCTTCATTTGATTTAACAACAGAAAAAATAAATGAGATTAATTCAATTGCAGTTTATCCTTTATATAAAAAAGACAAAAGCATGGGTATTATGGCTTTTTGTTCTAAAGATGTAGATTTTTTTGATGAAGAGATTATTACCATATTTGATAAAATGACAAATGACTTATCATATGGTTTAGAAAAAGAAGAGAATGAAAAATTAAGATTAGAGTATGAAGAAGAGATAAAACTTGCTTCTTATTCATTTGATTCACAAGAAGCAATGGCAATTACAGATGCAAATGCAAATATTATAAAAGTGAATACTTCCTTTACAAAAATCACAGGATACACAAACAGTGAAGCAATAGGAAATAATCCAAAAATATTAAAGTCTGGAAAACATAGCAAAGAGTTCTATGAAAAACTTTGGAGTGATATTTTAAACTATGGTTCTTGGAGTGGAGAGATTTATAATAAAAGAAAAAATGGTGAAATTTATCCTGAAAGAGCAACTATTACTGCAATTAAAAATAATATGGGAAAAACTACTCATTTTATTGCACAATTTTTTGATATTACTGAAATAAAAAGAAGTCAAGAAAGACTTATTCATCAAATACAAACAGATAGTCTTACAGGATTGTATAATAGAACTATTTTAAATGAAAAGTTAAATCAAGCAATCGCACTTGCAACTAGACACAAAATATTTGGTGGTGTTATTTTTATTGACTTAGATAATTTTAAATATATAAATGACTCATTAGGACATGATATTGGTGATTTATTTTTAATAGAAATAGCAAAAAGAATAAAAGGATGTTCACGAGTTGATGATATTGTTATAAGACTTGGGGGAGATGAGTTTGTAATATTGGTACAAAATATTAGTATGCAAAAAGAAGAAGCAATTATAAATATAGAAAAATTTGCAAATAAAATATTAAATTCACTAGATAATCCAATAAAAATAGATAATCACAAACTAACTACAACAAGTAGTATAGGAGTAGCACTATTTCCTGAAAATAACAAAAACTCAATTGATATTATAAAAAATGCAGATGCAGCAATGTACTTATCAAAAGAACAAGGTAAAAATAGAGTTATGTTTTATCATGAAGATTTGGATAAAAAAACAAGAAACTATTTAAGAATAGAAAATGAATTAAGAGAAGCTATAAAAGAAGATCAATTTGAATTATATTATCAAAAAAAATATGATTATGAAAAGAAAAAAGTTTTAGGTTTTGAAGCTCTTATTAGATGGAATCACCCAACAAAAAAAATCTTATATCCAGACAATTTTTTAGATGTTGCAAAAAAATCTGATTTGATTATTCAAATTGGAAAATGGGTTTTAAAAACAGTGATTAATCAAATAAGTGATTGGAAAAAACAGAATATAGATTTAGATGATATAAAAGTATCAATAAATATATCACTACTAGAGTTTTCTCATCCTGAATTTTTAAATAGTATAAAAAAGATAATCAAAGAATCAAATTTTGATACAAAATATCTAGAGTTTGAAATAGATGAAGCATCAATTTTTAAAGACTTAAATCTTGCAATAAAAAGGATAACACAACTCAAAGAGTTAGGTATTTCTTGTAGTATTGATGGCTTTGGAGTGGGATACTCTTCACTTAATTCAATTTCTAAAATTCCCGTTGATACTATAAAGCTAAATAAAGACTTTCTAAGACAAAAAGATGTCTTAGTAAATGATTCTATAATAAATATGGTAATAGAAATTGCACAAAAACTAAATCTTAAACTTATAATAGAAGGAGTAGAAAAAAAAGAAGAGATTGACTATCTTATTGAAAAAAATAGCTATTTATATCAAGGTTACTATTTTAGTAAACCGCTTAAAGCAAAAGATGCAACTTTTTTACTAAATAAAAGATAA
- the htpG gene encoding molecular chaperone HtpG, with protein MAKHQFQTEVGQLLHLMTHSLYSNKEIFIRELVSNASDAIDKLNYLNLTDENIKKSVGEEWAGEINISFDEADKSITIVDNGIGMNEEELISSIGTIAKSGTKSFVEALTGDAKKDSNLIGQFGVGFYSVFMVASNVDVISKKAGEETAYKWSSTGTGEFEIIPVTKETNGTVIYIKLKDEEASEFAVKERIKNIIGKYSNHIAYPIYLNYQEEVEEELSEEDKKAGKEAKKTIENRHEKINEATALWTQPKSSLKQEDYNEFYKSISHDSQDPLCTIHTKAEGVNEYTTLFYIPKTAPMDLYRADYQPGVKLYVKRVFITDDEKELLPTYLRFVRGIIDSEDLPLNVSREILQENRILANIKQGSVKKILNEIKKLAKDEEKYEEFISQYNRPLKEGAYQDFTNKDLILDLIRYKSTKTEDAKLTSLAAYKDRANTEQKAIYYIVGENEKVLRNSPLLESYKKNDIEVLICDDKEIDEIITPSLGAYQEWEFKDITSVEPPKVEQTEEEKKEVEEKFQDITKKIKDILGESVKEVKVTNRLSDSPSCVVKDANDPMAQMAQMMKAMGQEVPESAPILEINPEHDIVKKLNGCADDSLINDVSWVLLDQAKLSEGMEITDAVAFAQRLSRITAKAL; from the coding sequence ATGGCAAAACATCAATTTCAAACAGAAGTAGGACAATTACTACACTTAATGACTCACTCTTTATATTCAAATAAAGAGATTTTTATAAGAGAACTTGTATCAAATGCAAGTGATGCAATTGATAAATTAAATTATCTAAATTTAACTGATGAAAATATCAAGAAATCTGTTGGTGAAGAATGGGCTGGAGAGATTAATATCTCTTTTGATGAAGCAGATAAATCTATCACAATAGTTGATAATGGTATTGGTATGAATGAAGAAGAATTAATCTCTTCAATTGGTACTATTGCAAAATCAGGAACTAAATCATTTGTTGAAGCATTAACAGGTGATGCAAAAAAAGATAGCAATCTTATTGGACAATTTGGAGTAGGGTTTTACTCTGTATTTATGGTAGCTTCAAATGTTGATGTTATTTCAAAAAAAGCTGGTGAAGAGACTGCTTATAAATGGTCTTCAACTGGAACTGGTGAATTTGAAATAATTCCTGTTACAAAAGAGACAAATGGAACAGTTATTTATATAAAATTAAAAGATGAAGAAGCATCTGAATTTGCAGTTAAAGAAAGAATTAAAAATATTATTGGAAAATATTCAAATCATATTGCATATCCAATTTACTTAAACTACCAAGAAGAAGTAGAAGAAGAGTTAAGTGAAGAGGATAAAAAAGCTGGAAAAGAAGCTAAAAAAACTATTGAAAATAGACATGAGAAAATCAATGAAGCAACAGCACTTTGGACACAGCCAAAATCTAGTCTGAAACAAGAAGATTATAATGAGTTTTATAAATCAATTTCTCATGATTCTCAAGATCCTTTATGTACTATTCATACAAAAGCAGAGGGTGTAAACGAATATACAACACTTTTTTATATTCCAAAAACTGCTCCAATGGATCTTTATAGAGCTGATTATCAACCAGGAGTTAAGCTTTATGTTAAAAGAGTATTCATTACTGATGATGAAAAAGAATTATTACCAACTTACTTAAGATTTGTTAGAGGTATTATTGATAGTGAAGATTTACCATTAAATGTTAGTAGAGAAATTTTACAAGAAAATAGAATCTTAGCAAATATCAAACAAGGTTCAGTTAAAAAAATCTTAAATGAGATTAAAAAACTTGCTAAAGATGAAGAAAAATATGAAGAGTTTATCTCTCAATATAATAGACCTTTAAAAGAGGGTGCTTATCAAGACTTTACAAATAAAGATTTAATCTTAGATTTAATTAGATACAAATCTACAAAAACTGAAGATGCTAAATTGACTTCATTAGCAGCTTATAAAGATAGAGCTAATACTGAGCAAAAAGCAATTTACTATATTGTAGGTGAGAATGAAAAAGTATTAAGAAACTCTCCATTATTAGAAAGTTATAAGAAAAATGATATCGAAGTTTTAATTTGTGATGATAAAGAAATAGATGAGATTATCACACCAAGTTTAGGTGCATATCAAGAGTGGGAATTTAAAGATATTACTTCTGTTGAACCTCCAAAAGTAGAGCAAACAGAAGAAGAGAAAAAAGAAGTAGAAGAAAAATTCCAAGATATAACTAAAAAAATTAAAGATATTTTAGGTGAATCTGTAAAAGAAGTTAAAGTTACAAATAGACTTTCTGACTCTCCATCTTGTGTAGTAAAAGATGCAAATGATCCAATGGCACAAATGGCACAAATGATGAAAGCTATGGGACAAGAAGTACCAGAATCAGCACCAATTTTAGAAATCAATCCAGAGCATGATATAGTTAAAAAACTAAATGGTTGTGCAGATGACTCTTTAATCAATGATGTTTCATGGGTATTACTAGACCAAGCAAAACTAAGTGAAGGTATGGAAATTACTGATGCGGTAGCGTTTGCACAAAGATTATCAAGAATCACAGCAAAAGCTCTATAA
- a CDS encoding DUF4160 domain-containing protein translates to MEICKLSFSKLENIGKSYLFNQNKINSFEKFEIQLNQFLNSGAYIYNNNFINTKHLITTLNNIKIEIYSNEHPPPHFHVKTNNCRASLSIEDCSILENSGFSKKVIKNIQDWFKHSKIDLIRVWNETRPSDCAVGKIRI, encoded by the coding sequence ATGGAAATTTGTAAATTGTCATTTTCAAAGTTAGAGAATATTGGAAAGTCATATCTTTTTAATCAAAATAAAATAAATTCATTTGAAAAGTTTGAAATCCAGTTAAATCAATTTTTAAATTCAGGGGCATATATTTATAACAATAACTTTATAAATACAAAACATTTAATTACAACTTTGAATAATATTAAAATTGAAATATATTCAAATGAACATCCTCCACCTCATTTTCATGTAAAAACAAATAATTGTAGAGCTTCTCTATCAATAGAAGATTGTAGTATTTTAGAGAATAGTGGATTTAGTAAAAAAGTAATTAAAAATATTCAAGACTGGTTTAAGCATTCAAAAATAGATTTAATTAGAGTTTGGAATGAAACAAGACCATCTGATTGTGCAGTTGGAAAAATAAGAATTTAA
- a CDS encoding DUF4145 domain-containing protein, whose protein sequence is MKDYLEFNNNLTDFTCPHCLNAYMEIVNKNEKEYISSLKKRQFSINDEIEFDDRFYRGTITGQMKCHRCQEITSFIGETRFYVNYYDDENDKEVEVEEKVILFKYFVPSLHIIELKEEYPEEIRSVLKESFSLYFSSYSSCVNILRVLLEELCLLNDIDKYNEEGNFISLNSRIKKLKTKLNLNDDTKTLLFALKWIGNEGSHSLKNIKKDDIDNAYIFLKELLDKLYPKDFSEYMSRAKEIEKNKGLSKK, encoded by the coding sequence ATGAAAGATTATTTAGAATTTAATAATAACTTAACTGATTTTACTTGCCCTCATTGTCTAAATGCTTATATGGAAATTGTAAATAAAAATGAAAAAGAATATATTTCAAGTTTAAAAAAAAGACAATTTTCAATAAATGACGAGATTGAATTTGATGATAGATTTTATAGAGGTACAATAACAGGACAAATGAAATGTCATAGATGTCAGGAAATAACATCTTTTATTGGAGAAACAAGGTTTTATGTAAATTATTATGATGATGAAAATGATAAAGAAGTAGAAGTAGAAGAAAAAGTGATACTTTTTAAGTATTTTGTGCCTTCTTTACATATAATTGAATTAAAAGAAGAGTATCCTGAAGAAATAAGGAGTGTTTTAAAAGAGTCTTTTTCTCTGTATTTTTCATCTTATTCTTCTTGTGTAAACATATTGAGAGTATTACTAGAAGAATTATGTTTATTAAATGATATAGATAAGTATAATGAAGAAGGTAATTTCATCTCTCTAAATTCTAGAATAAAAAAATTAAAGACTAAATTGAATTTAAATGATGATACTAAGACCTTATTATTTGCATTAAAGTGGATTGGAAATGAAGGTTCACATTCTCTAAAAAATATAAAAAAAGATGATATAGATAATGCATACATTTTTCTAAAAGAATTGTTAGATAAATTATATCCTAAAGATTTTTCTGAATATATGAGTAGAGCTAAAGAAATAGAAAAAAATAAAGGTTTGTCTAAAAAATAA